A genome region from Eurosta solidaginis isolate ZX-2024a chromosome 2, ASM4086904v1, whole genome shotgun sequence includes the following:
- the LOC137241245 gene encoding iroquois-class homeodomain protein irx-3 isoform X1, producing MEKITTARPQRIRRHSRRAWPPEDDLNQKRLVKRLFTPDIKRMLKDWLVRRRDNPYPSRDEKKRLAVETGLTYTQICNWFANWRRKLKNSERERNERSWGHLIKNYNTNTRGNVEQFSISSEDSIWEENEFVRDGDEMKRSDDDDEEYESREDGMNSCNDGTLSSSAGYSSNDKNQPTRDSFMKQQFCYNRNIPNFKSSSAILSSAHHVQPQPSNYTKPTLEAHRSAICNAKYKQKMMEKYLRDMNDAHLNVITQRTAPENDFTTNYGTKQQIVNETDSHPAQNIGHTGSTALTKWLESAARFTPDKNNYFIEWNGRTGKLERKPCSKQLRCVTIIPAHSNILQRQPTKTGCPTQLEMDAAEALANMAFNCRQRMLDCNNNSVGSGSLQTVKAISS from the exons ACGTGCATGGCCCCCAGAGGATGATCTAAATCAGAAACGTCTCGTAAAACGACTTTTTACACCAGACATTAAGCGTATGCTCAAGGATTGGCTTGTGCGTCGTCGCGATAATCCCTATCCAAGTCGTGATGAGAAAAAACGTTTAGCGGTCGAGACTGGCCTAACGTATACACAAATATGCAATTGGTTTGCTAACTGGCGTCGAAAATTGAAAAATTCTGAACGTGAACGCAATGAAAGGTCTTGGGGTCATCTTATCAAAAATTACAATACAAATACACGTGGAAATGTTGAACAGTTTAGTATATCTTCAGAGGATAGTATTTGGGAAGAGAATGAGTTTGTGCGTGATGGTGATGAAATGAAACGTAGTGATGATGACGATGAAGAATATGAATCGCGTGAAGATGGGATGAATAGTTGTAATGACGGTACATTGAGTTCTTCAGCTGGTTATAGTAGTAATGACAAGAATCAACCTACAAGAGATTCTTTTATGAAACAACAATTTTGTTATAACcgaaatataccaaattttaaaagctcATCAGCAATCCTTTCATCGGCTCATCACGTGCAACCACAGCCGTCAAATTACACGAAGCCAACTCTTGAGGCACATCGCTCAGCCATTTGCAATGCAAAGTACAAACAAAAGATGATGGAGAAATATCTTCGCGATATGAATGATGCGCATTTAAATGTAATAACACAACGAACGGCCCCCGAAAATGACTTCACCACCAATTATGGTACAAAGCAGCAGATCGTAAATGAAACTGATAGCCATCCGGCTCAAAATATAGGCCACACTGGTAGCACAGCATTGACAAAATGGCTAGAAAGTGCCGCACGTTTTACGCCCGATAAAAATAACTATTTCATAGAATGGAATGGTAGAAC TGGAAAATTGGAGCGTAAACCATGTTCAAAACAATTGCGATGCGTCACTATTATACCAGCCCACTCGAATATCTTACAACGTCAGCCTACTAAGACCGGCTGCCCAACACAATTAGAAATGGATGCTGCTGAAGCGTTGGCGAATATGGCATTTAATTGCCGACAAAGAATGTTGGATTGTAATAATAATTCTGTCGGTAGTGGGAGCTTACAGACTGTAAAGGCAATAAGTTCCTAG
- the LOC137241245 gene encoding iroquois-class homeodomain protein irx-3 isoform X2, whose product MLKDWLVRRRDNPYPSRDEKKRLAVETGLTYTQICNWFANWRRKLKNSERERNERSWGHLIKNYNTNTRGNVEQFSISSEDSIWEENEFVRDGDEMKRSDDDDEEYESREDGMNSCNDGTLSSSAGYSSNDKNQPTRDSFMKQQFCYNRNIPNFKSSSAILSSAHHVQPQPSNYTKPTLEAHRSAICNAKYKQKMMEKYLRDMNDAHLNVITQRTAPENDFTTNYGTKQQIVNETDSHPAQNIGHTGSTALTKWLESAARFTPDKNNYFIEWNGRTGKLERKPCSKQLRCVTIIPAHSNILQRQPTKTGCPTQLEMDAAEALANMAFNCRQRMLDCNNNSVGSGSLQTVKAISS is encoded by the exons ATGCTCAAGGATTGGCTTGTGCGTCGTCGCGATAATCCCTATCCAAGTCGTGATGAGAAAAAACGTTTAGCGGTCGAGACTGGCCTAACGTATACACAAATATGCAATTGGTTTGCTAACTGGCGTCGAAAATTGAAAAATTCTGAACGTGAACGCAATGAAAGGTCTTGGGGTCATCTTATCAAAAATTACAATACAAATACACGTGGAAATGTTGAACAGTTTAGTATATCTTCAGAGGATAGTATTTGGGAAGAGAATGAGTTTGTGCGTGATGGTGATGAAATGAAACGTAGTGATGATGACGATGAAGAATATGAATCGCGTGAAGATGGGATGAATAGTTGTAATGACGGTACATTGAGTTCTTCAGCTGGTTATAGTAGTAATGACAAGAATCAACCTACAAGAGATTCTTTTATGAAACAACAATTTTGTTATAACcgaaatataccaaattttaaaagctcATCAGCAATCCTTTCATCGGCTCATCACGTGCAACCACAGCCGTCAAATTACACGAAGCCAACTCTTGAGGCACATCGCTCAGCCATTTGCAATGCAAAGTACAAACAAAAGATGATGGAGAAATATCTTCGCGATATGAATGATGCGCATTTAAATGTAATAACACAACGAACGGCCCCCGAAAATGACTTCACCACCAATTATGGTACAAAGCAGCAGATCGTAAATGAAACTGATAGCCATCCGGCTCAAAATATAGGCCACACTGGTAGCACAGCATTGACAAAATGGCTAGAAAGTGCCGCACGTTTTACGCCCGATAAAAATAACTATTTCATAGAATGGAATGGTAGAAC TGGAAAATTGGAGCGTAAACCATGTTCAAAACAATTGCGATGCGTCACTATTATACCAGCCCACTCGAATATCTTACAACGTCAGCCTACTAAGACCGGCTGCCCAACACAATTAGAAATGGATGCTGCTGAAGCGTTGGCGAATATGGCATTTAATTGCCGACAAAGAATGTTGGATTGTAATAATAATTCTGTCGGTAGTGGGAGCTTACAGACTGTAAAGGCAATAAGTTCCTAG